CCACAGGACACACTCCGGATCCCAGCCCTGGAAGGTATAAGGGCTCGTCCTAGGTTTTCGTATAGAGCCTCTGAAGATTGTTGCTCCTGCCTGCTTCACAGCGAGGCCGGCAGAGACAGCATGTTCATAGCTCTCCAGAGCACAAGGGCCTGCAATAAGAATAGGAAGCCCTCCCTCTCCTAGAGAAACCTCTGGGGAGAGCTGAAGAGAGGGAGTATCATTAGGATGTTTTTTTAAGGAGTGTGGTAAAGGATAGGTGAATGTTGGAATGGGAACTCTCCTTAAGAAGCGCAAGAGACTTCTATTTATTGTGGGGGTTTAGGTGTTTTAGGGAGGAGACAGCCGTAGTGGTTCGGGAAGCGGATAAGGAAAATCTCAGCTTCATTTTCATTAGCAAATCCCGCACTTAGAAAGCCGTGATTTTCTACTGTCTGAGCAGAAACAGCAAGGTTTACCTCAGGGTCATTCAGCACTTGACATAAGGCGGGAGTTCTGTTGAGGGTAGTTGCTAACGCAGCAACATGCGAGCCTTCAGCTTGCGTGTTGACCTCACTCAAAATCCGATGGAGCTCCTCAGCAGATACACAGCAGAGGTAATCTAAAAAGCTCTTTCTAAATGCTACAAGTGGGAAAGGTGTCGCGTCTGCTTTTCGAAATAATGCACGGATAATCGTCTCCTGTGTGTTTACAAAATCTTTTAGCTTCGGTAGTTCCCGTGCAAATGTTTCCTGGAACTTGGGCATGCAATGAAGGGTGTCTCTAAATTTTTGAGAAGCCGTAGTGAAGAAAGTCTTTAGCTGTTGTTCTAAGGGGGACCCTCTTTGAAGAAGCCCAGGATAGTTTTTTAAAAAGCTAAACAGAAGAAATCCTATAGGCAAAGAGTTAGCAAAGGAATCTTTTAAAGGAGGGCGGGCTTGAGGATACCTGCTTCCTTGATAACCTAGAATATTTAACCGATCAACAAATTTTTCCCATTCTTGAGGATGATGTTGAGAGATTTCTTGATAGAGATTTTGCGCGGTCTCTTCCAAATCAGCAAAAGCTGTTTGGGCAAGTTCTCGAAGTTGGGCAGCAAGAGGAGCATTTAGAGGTAGAACTTCAGGATGAGAGGCGAAATATTGTGCAAATTGCCCTGCATATCTAGCTATATCGTGACTAAATGTATCCTCAGGAAGGGGAAGAGGGGGAAGGGTGATGCTTCCTAAGATTGATGAGGTTAATCCCTGTAGAATCTCTAGATTTTCAGGTTTTTTTAACACACATTGTAGGTAGGGGAAAAGTAGGTTTAGAACGTTTTTTGCAAAGTTTTGGCATTGAGGATGTGAAAGAAGAGAAGGGTTTTGCAAAATAAAGAACAGCATGTACACGCCCTTGTTGCAATTTTTCTGCTGTTCGTCATTAAGATGTTGTTGTTTCCGCATGTGAAGACAGGGGGACGAACACAAATTCTTATATTCTGAAAGCAACTCTTTAGGTAAGTTGTTCTCTATGGAATTTACGTTTTTAAGGAGTCCATCAATAATCGTTGGGTCTTTCTGAAGGAGCGAGACTAAGCGTTTGTGCATTAAAATTGCCAAACGACGATAGAGCCTTTCTAGCTGGGGTATCCGATGGGCATCTTTCAAGCTATTTATAGTGGTGAAAAGATGCAAGATGACCTCTTCGGTGATTTGCTGTTGCCAACAATGATCGAGAGTGCTGTTTAAAGAAGCTTCTTGAGGCGAATTGCTATCAAAACTTAATGCCTGAGTTAGAGAGTTTTGGTTTCCTACACATGCTTTTAGGGCTTGCTGAAACGCACTCATGGCTTTCTTAGCTAGAGGAGAGCTTTGTAGATGTGGGCATGTATGTAAAAATGCCACCCATAAAAAGAGTGGAGAATACTGTTTCTTCACATGGGGATGGCGTCGTTCTAAGGTATTTAGGTAATACTGAAAATTTATGGTTTCTTGTATGGAGAGCTTCGCTAAAATCTGGTTTAGATCCCTTGCCAATTTCGGCTCTTTTAACTTTAGATGGGAATCTATAGAAGTAAATAGACGTTGAAAACGCTTTTCCAAGAGCTCTTGAGCCTCTCTTTCTTGAGGCGTTAGGTTTCTCTTTTCTTCTTCTGTGGAGAGGATCCAGGGGAGGAATTCTATGAGTAGACAGGCGTGTTCTTTAGCCGAAGTGGGAGGTAGAGGCCGGGATGAGATCATATTGCTCCACAAGGACTTTTTTGCCTTTTCTCTAAAGTAGCCTAAAGTTTCCGGAAGCAATTCTTCAAGATCCAAAATATAGGCTACACGGGCATTTTCTTCTCCTAAGACCTGTATTTGCTGATGTACAGCATAGGAAGCAAGATGCCTTAGATAGACAATGCATAGCCCTACATGCTTTTCAGAATGCAAAATGCTATCAAAGAGTTGTTGTAAGGAAGTGAGGTGAGAGCAGAAGTAAAGGAGGTTGGCAAGTTCTGTGGATAGTTGGTTTGCACGTGCTGAAGATTGAGCGAATGGATGGCGTGAAATCATATTTGCTTCGTTAGCAAAAGCTTGGGGATTGTGTCTACTTCTTTCAAAGATGGAGCATAGCCATCCGATAGTATAGGCACGATAAAAACAATGTCCATCCCCAGGGACATTTACAATGTAGTAGTGCTGGTTCAGATAATGCATTTGCTGAGCATACAAACTTTGGTGTCTAGGGATGCTAGGATCTTGAGGATCAGAGATGTAGTGCCTGAAAGGAATCAAAGGATCGTTGACAATAGGGGTAGGATAGGAAGCTAAGAAGTCGGGGTTGATGTCCAGATGCGTAGGAAGAAGCATCTGTGCTGCAATCGGGACCTTCCCCTGCGTTTGTTGCCACACCATATCTTGTAAAGACCCTGGGATAATATGCCTGGGTCTAGAGAGGATCTTGGGGATTTTAGAGAGCTTGGGAAGCGCCATAGTGGGGATACGAAGTTCCTGGGGGTCTAAAGGAGGGGGAGGTGTTGGAGGAGTTTCCCTCCCACCGGGTTTTTTTTTCACTTGGGAGAGCGTTTTTTCTGAGGGTGCGTAGGAGGGGGATGGAGGCCGGGGTAGCCCGCGCTCCTGGAAGCAGTGGTATTTACAGTAGTGGATAAGGAGTAAAATTCCTAGAGTAAGAATATGCAAGAGGATATAGCCTACAACACGTAGTACTCGAAGAATCAGAGGAGCATAGGGATTCGTAGTAAGGTGATATTTGTTGTTGCTCTCTGGTGCAGGGCATGGAGAGGTCGGCGTAGTTCCTAGCATGGAATTTAAAAAAAGTGTAAAGAAAGTTTGGTTATTTTTTAAATTATTATAAACTCGTTAGCTTTTTTTGAGTTAGGTAATTTTATTTACTTTAAGGTAGACTTTGTTCTTTTGTCAAATTTGAAGTGGACATTTGTCAAATTTGAAGTGGGCATTAAAAAATGAAACTATTCAAACGAGTTTTGATCACTGTAGGTGTGATAAGCCTATTAGTATTGCTTTGTGGGTGCCACGAGAAGAAGAGGCAGGATGTATGGGTTGTGGGGACCAATGCGACTTATCCTCCGTATGAGTTTGTTGATAGCCAAGGAAAGGTAGTTGGGTTTGATGTGGACCTTGCTCAGGCGTTGAGTCGGAAGCTGGGGAAAACACTTGAGGTTCAGGAGTTTGCTTTTGACGCCTTGATTTTGAATTTAAAGCAGCATCGCATAGATGCCATTCTTGCGGGGATGTCGATAACTCAGGATCGGTTAAAGGAAATCCATATGATCCCCTATGAGGGAGAGGAGCTTCGGGAGCTTACCTTGGTTTCTAAAAATAAACATCCCAATAAGGATCTTTCTAAATACTCCTCGGTTGCTGTGCAGACGGGAACTTTCCATGAGGAGTTTCTACGTACCTTACCGGGAGTGCGGATCCGTTCTTTTGATACTGCCTTAGAAGTGATGATGGAGGTGCGTTATAATAAATCTCCCGTAGCGATATTTGAGCCTACAGTGGCGCGTCTTGCCCTTAATGAGTTTCCAGAGATACATCCTACGGTTTATCCTCTCCCTGAGAGCTTTTGGGTTTTAGGTAATGGGATTGGTATAGCGAAAGATCGCCCAGAGCATAAAGAAGAGGTTCTTAAGGCGCTTCATGAGATTAAGGAGAGTGGTGAGTTTGCAAAGCTACAGAGAACCTGGGGGTTACAACCGTAACACAATAGGAAATTCAAGTGTTCCTTTAAAGGGATCTTGTTTTTAGGTAGCTAAAGTATCAGGGATTTTTTAGGAGAGAAACATTATGCTGGGTTCTTTTCCATGCTATCCTGGAGTGGGAGATCAAGAGCAGTATAAAGGACGTCATTTTTACTGTACTTTATGCTCTGAGGTTGTGAGTCCATGTTTTGTTGATGTTGTCGTTGTAGACGCTCAAGGAGTCTCAACGGACATTTTGAAGGTGCTTCGTTGTAAGCAACATCGGATTCGGGGGTTGGGGCTTTACGGTCCGATTACTTCCTTATGGGCGTTAGAGGGAAAGGACTCTAGGGCTACAGAATTACGGGAAAAGATGTTTGAGGTTTGCTCTCGCGTGCGTAATTTTGACATCTGCGCCATGTTGAGTATTTTTGCTAGTGCGATGTGCTTTCTTGGTAGCATAATCCTAGGCTTTTTAATTGCTGGGCCTTTGACATTAGCAGTAGCACATTGGGTGATTCCTGTAGTGGTTACAGGTGTAGGGTTGGCTTTAGGGATTCTTGGCGTGATGTGTACGTATTTTTCTAAGAGCCATATTCGGACTTGGCAGAAATACTCTCGGGAATATGTAGAGCATAGTTTTTTGCGGCAAGTGCAGTTAGGAACAGAGAAATATGCTGTTCTTACGAGCTTTCCTCCAACATGTTCGTTATCTCCTACGTTTCAGGCTCCTTTTGATAATACAGCGGGTCTTGCTGAAAGTCCTCAAGAACCTTCTTTTTCTTAATACGAACTCAGGGTACAACTAAAGAAGGAAAGCCGTTTGAGCGCATTATGGAACATGAGACTTCAGGGAAGTTAATATTTTTAGGGACAGGGAATCCCGAAGGGATCCCTGTGCCCTTCTGTTCATGTCCTGTATGCTCTGGAGGAAAAGTACAGCGTCTGCGTCCCTCAGTGTTGATTGAATATCAAGGTAAGAATTACCTGATTGATGTGGGCCCGGATTTTCGCGAGCAGATGCTGCGCTATGGCATTCGAGAGCTTTCTGGAGTGTTTTTTACTCATGAGCATTATGACCATATTGGGGGGATTGATGATTTGCGGTCGTGGTATTTGACTTTTCAGCGTCCGTTACCTGTGGTCATGTCTGGAAGTACCTACCGCTATATACAATCTTCCAAGGGGTATCTTCTTACCCCGCAAAATGCGGAGGCCTCCCTCCCTGCGGTTTTGGATTTTCGATTATTAAATGAGCCCTATGGGGAAGGAGTTTTCGAGGGGCTTCCTTATAGGTATGTTTCTTATTTTCAGCGTTCTTGTGGGGTGACGGGGTTTTGCTTTGGGAATCTTGCTTACCTCACCGACATTTCAAGATATGAACGGAAGATCTTTGGATATTTAGAACATATAGATACGCTAATTCTTTCTGTATCTGCATCTTCAGGGTTTATGGGGAGGGCTTCCTCGCATCTTACCCTTTCGGAGGCGGAGAGCTTTGCAGAGCATCTAGGAGTTCAGAATGTGATCTTTACACATATTGGGCATGTTGTAGAACAAGAGATCCTTCAGTATCCTGGAAGGACATTTGCCTATGATGGGATGGAGGTCATTTGGAGCCAATAAAAAAGAAAAAGATAGAACCTGCATGTAGTCGTGTGATTCCTAAGGAGAGGGATCCTTCTCAAGCTTTAGCTGTGGTATGTTATGGGAACAAAATCTCTCCAGAGATTGCTAAGGAGCATCTTGATGAGTTGGTTTCTCTTGCGGACTCTTGTGAGATTACCGTAATAAGCACGCGCACGTGGATTTTACGAACTCCCTCCGCCTCGACATTTTTAAATGAAGGGAAGCTTTTAGAAATAGAGGGGATCCTTGAGGCCTATCCTTCTTTAGGCACCTTGATTGTGGATGAGGAGATCTCTGCATCGCAGCAGAGGAATTTAGAGAGGCGCTTAGGGGTGGCAGTGTTGGATCGGACAGAGCTGATCTTGGAGATCTTTGCGAGTAGGGCCTTATCTTTAGAGGCGGGACTTCAGGTAGAGCTTGCCCAGGCGAAGTATTTACTTCCAAGACTCAAGAGAATGTGGGGGCATCTTTCCCGACAGAAATCTGGAGGAGGAGCTGGAGGGTTTGTCAAGGGAGAAGGAGAAAAGCAAATAGAGCTGGATCGGAGGATGGTGCAGGAGAAGATCCATAAGCTCTCAGCGCAGATACGGGAGATTGAAAAGCAACGTGAGGGAAGGAGAAAGGCTAAAGTTCGCAGTGGGATCCCTACTTTTGCATTGATTGGCTATACGAACTCGGGGAAGAGTTCGTTATTAAATGTTTTAACTGCCGCCGATACCTACACTGAGGATAAGTTATTTGCCACTTTGGATCCCAAAACGAGAACATCTGTACTTCCTGGGGGACGGCGTGTTCTTGTTACAGATACTGTAGGGTTTATACGGAAGCTTCCCCACACATTAGTGGCGGCATTTAAGAGTACACTAGAGGCTGCTTTGCATGAAGATGTGCTTCTGCACGTTGTAGATGCTTCTCATCCTTTAGCGGAAGAGCACATTCAGACTACCTTTGCTTTGTTAAAGGAGCTGCATATAGAGCATCCTAAGATGATCACAGTGTTAAACAAAGTCGATGCGCTTCCTGACAGGTGCGTTTCTGGGAAATTACGGCTGCTCTCTCCTAGAACTGTGCTGGTCTCAGCAAAAACAGGAGAGGGAATCCCACATCTTCTTGAGGCTATGGCCAGGATTATTCAAGAGGGCTGCTGCGAAGCCCTCTTGCATTTCCCCTATGGGGAGTATGGGAGGTTTGCAGAGCTTTACGATGCGGGCCTGGTGATTTCCATGGAGCCACGGGAAGAGTATATTGTTGCTAAGGCGTACTTGCCTTTGGAATTTCAAAAAAAATTTCTTCCCTTTGCAGTATGTAAGGAGTTTCCCCTGAGGAAAAGATGATTTTTTAAGGGGAGATGTCTGCGAAAGTATTCTTTATTGGGTAGGAAAAGGGAGGATCTTTTAAAATGCCTCTTTTTTTAACCTATTATGCAATTGAGAAGGATGAACAGCGAAGCAAAGAAAACCTTTAAACTGGTCTGTTTAGGGTGTCGCGTGAACCAGTATGAGGTTCAAGGTTACCGAGATCAGCTAACTTTACTGGGATGTGAGGAAATTACCGATCCTGAAACTCCTGCGGATATCTGTATTGTCAATACCTGTGCCGTGACCTCCTCTGCGGAGAGCTCCGGGCGTCATGCAATTCGTCAGATGTGTCGGCAGAATCCTGAGGCACGTTTGGTCGTAACGGGGTGCTTAGGAGAGGCAGACAAGAGTTTTTTTGCTTCCTTAGGGAGGGAGTGTCTTCTTGTTCCAAATAAGGAAAAGCACCTGCTTATAGAAAAGCTCTTTCCCCAGATGGAAGATTTCCCGGAGTTTTGTATTCGTAGCTTTGAAGGGAAATCTCGGGCGTTTATAAAGGTTCAAGATGGCTGCAACTCTTTCTGTTCGTATTGCATTATCCCTTATTTGCGTGGGCGTTCTGTTTCTCGTCCTTCCCAAGAGATTCTTGAGGAGATCCGTACTCTTATAGAGGGAGGCTATCGTGAAGTTGTCATTTCTGGGATTAACGTGGGAGACTATAGCCATGAGGGGGATTCCCTAGCTTCTCTTCTTAGAAAAATCGATATGCTTCCGGGATTGGAAAGACTTCGGGTATCCTCAATAGATCCCGATGATGTCCAGGAGGATCTCTGTCAGGCATTAGTATCTTGCAAGCATACTTGTCCCTCGTCGCATTTGGTATTGCAATCTGGATCCAATGCGATCTTAAAGCGGATGAACCGTAAGTATACGAGAAACATGTTTTTAGATTGCGTAGAGAGGTTAAGGAGTTTCGATCCTCACTATACATTCACTACGGATGTGATTGTGGGTTTCCCAGGAGAGAGCGATCAGGATTTTGAAGATACTGTGAAGATTGTCGAAGATGTGGGTTTTATTAAGGTGCATATTTTCCCTTATAGTCCACGTCCTCGCACGCGAGCTTATAGTTATGAGGGACAGGTTCCTGCACAGATTCTTGCAGAGCGCAAGAAGTATTTAGCAGAGGTAGCGAAAACTGTCGCTAAAAAGGAGATGGAGAAGCGCCTAGGGACAAGAACTACGGTGCTTGTGGAGCAGGTAAGTTGTGGTGAGGCCTGTGGACATACGCCATATTTTGATATGGTGCGCTTTCCTATAAAGGGAGAGGTTTCTATAAATACGATGGTTCCCGTAGTGTTGCGGGAGGTAAAAGAAGAAAGCTTTTCAGGAGAGCAGGTGTGATGATGATATCGATCACGCAAAAGTTCAAGCCGTATACGCGAGTTCCTGGCAAGCATCTTCCCATCCCGGGTTCTCTCCTTTACGCTCAGGTTTTCCCTGAGCGTTGGAGAGTGTTTTCCGCTTCTCATTACCTTCTCTTTGAGGGAGATATGAAGATTCCCGGTCCTTTGAAGAACTTTGCGGTTTTCCAGGATTTGCATCGTGGAGGTCTTGCTGTTCATTCGGAATGCTATAAATACTACCTTCATCCCTCGGGGAGGTGTGAGGTTTCTCCCAAGGGGTTGCCTTCGGCATCCTTTGGGTTTCCTCTACTCTCCCTAGGGGTGCATAAGCATGCTGATTGGCAAAAGATCCGCCAGCGCCAAGATCTTAAGGAAATCCTGCCATTTTGGTTGCGGTTAGGGGCAATGGTTCCTGAGGGGGAAGAGGATGCGTCCTTGTATACTCTAGGGGCAGGGAAACTCCTCACTCAGGTACAGCAAAGTATCCTTTCCAAAGAGAAAACAGAAATTGTCTCGAAATTACACTCTTTGTTTCTCTCGGGATATTCGGAGTGTTTTCTTCCTCGGCGTTTTGATGCGGAACATCAGGGAATTTTAACAGAGGTGTTTCAAGAGGATGCCGAGGTTCCCTTTGCGTTATTGCGTAAGAGCTTCTCTATTTTGATGGAGATCTTTGTGCGTATTCAGGATAACTTTTTAGAGATTCTTCCTTCCTTACCCCCAGAGTTTCCTTGCGGGCGTCTTGTAGGGGTGCATCTTCCCCAGATCGGGAGGCTTTCTTTTGAGTGGTCTAAAAAAACTCTTCGTCGGGTGGTGCTAGTTGCAAGTCAGTCTACCTCGATCGTAATTTGTGCTGGGACGGAAGGGGGGACATGTCGCCAGAGGGAATGGCAAGGGAAGAGACTTCCCGGAGCAAAGAGCCTTTCTCTAGGGGAAAGTGTAGAGATAAAAGCAGGAACAACGTATCTATGGGATTGTTTCTGTAAGTAAGTTTTTCTTTGTATGGTTGATCGTCTTCTAGACCCTTGGGATTTAACCTTGCTCGTGTCGGGAAGGCAAAGCAATCCCCATGGGATTTTAGGGATCGTCCCTGAAACTCCCGAGCAGGATCGGATTATTCTCTTCCGCCCTGGGGCGGAAGAGGTAGTTGTGGAGTTTCAAGGGGAGATACAGTACGCGCATCCTTATCATTCTGGGGTATTTTCTCTCTCTGTCCCTAAGGGGGTAGGACTTCAAGATTACCGCGTATATCATCAAAATGGGCTTCTTGCTCATGATCCCTATGCGTTTCCTCCCGTGTGGGGAGAGACAGATTCTTTTCTCTTTCATCAGGGGACGCATTATCGCATCTATGAGAAGATGGGCGCGATTCCTTTAGAGGTTGCTGGGGTTTCTGGGGTGCTGTTTGTTGTTTGGGCTCCCCATGCCCAGAGGGTCTCGGTTGTTGGGGACTTTAACTTTTGGCATGGTTTAGTCAATCCCCTTAGGAAGCTTTCGAAAGGGATTTGGGAGTTGTTTATCCCTGGTCTGGATGTGGGAGCATGTTATAAGTGGGAGATCGTTACAGCATCTGGAGAGATCCTTATCAAAACAGACCCTTATGGGAAGGCTTTTGGAACCCCTCCCCAGGGGGTGGCTATTGTTGCTGATCCCGATCGCTATGTCTGGAGAGATCAGAAATGGATGCTTGAGAGGGAGAAGGTCCAGGAGCGTCCTATGATGATTTATGAGATGCATGTAGGATCTTGGCAGTGGCACAAGGACGAACATCGACCTTTGGGGTATCGTGAGCTTGCCCCGAAGCTTGTGGAATACTGTAAGCTTATGAATTTCACTTTCGTGGAGCTTTTGCCTATAACGGAACATCCC
This genomic stretch from Chlamydia pecorum E58 harbors:
- a CDS encoding transporter substrate-binding domain-containing protein, coding for MKLFKRVLITVGVISLLVLLCGCHEKKRQDVWVVGTNATYPPYEFVDSQGKVVGFDVDLAQALSRKLGKTLEVQEFAFDALILNLKQHRIDAILAGMSITQDRLKEIHMIPYEGEELRELTLVSKNKHPNKDLSKYSSVAVQTGTFHEEFLRTLPGVRIRSFDTALEVMMEVRYNKSPVAIFEPTVARLALNEFPEIHPTVYPLPESFWVLGNGIGIAKDRPEHKEEVLKALHEIKESGEFAKLQRTWGLQP
- a CDS encoding MBL fold metallo-hydrolase → MEHETSGKLIFLGTGNPEGIPVPFCSCPVCSGGKVQRLRPSVLIEYQGKNYLIDVGPDFREQMLRYGIRELSGVFFTHEHYDHIGGIDDLRSWYLTFQRPLPVVMSGSTYRYIQSSKGYLLTPQNAEASLPAVLDFRLLNEPYGEGVFEGLPYRYVSYFQRSCGVTGFCFGNLAYLTDISRYERKIFGYLEHIDTLILSVSASSGFMGRASSHLTLSEAESFAEHLGVQNVIFTHIGHVVEQEILQYPGRTFAYDGMEVIWSQ
- the hflX gene encoding GTPase HflX; translated protein: MKKKKIEPACSRVIPKERDPSQALAVVCYGNKISPEIAKEHLDELVSLADSCEITVISTRTWILRTPSASTFLNEGKLLEIEGILEAYPSLGTLIVDEEISASQQRNLERRLGVAVLDRTELILEIFASRALSLEAGLQVELAQAKYLLPRLKRMWGHLSRQKSGGGAGGFVKGEGEKQIELDRRMVQEKIHKLSAQIREIEKQREGRRKAKVRSGIPTFALIGYTNSGKSSLLNVLTAADTYTEDKLFATLDPKTRTSVLPGGRRVLVTDTVGFIRKLPHTLVAAFKSTLEAALHEDVLLHVVDASHPLAEEHIQTTFALLKELHIEHPKMITVLNKVDALPDRCVSGKLRLLSPRTVLVSAKTGEGIPHLLEAMARIIQEGCCEALLHFPYGEYGRFAELYDAGLVISMEPREEYIVAKAYLPLEFQKKFLPFAVCKEFPLRKR
- the mtaB gene encoding tRNA (N(6)-L-threonylcarbamoyladenosine(37)-C(2))-methylthiotransferase MtaB, giving the protein MNSEAKKTFKLVCLGCRVNQYEVQGYRDQLTLLGCEEITDPETPADICIVNTCAVTSSAESSGRHAIRQMCRQNPEARLVVTGCLGEADKSFFASLGRECLLVPNKEKHLLIEKLFPQMEDFPEFCIRSFEGKSRAFIKVQDGCNSFCSYCIIPYLRGRSVSRPSQEILEEIRTLIEGGYREVVISGINVGDYSHEGDSLASLLRKIDMLPGLERLRVSSIDPDDVQEDLCQALVSCKHTCPSSHLVLQSGSNAILKRMNRKYTRNMFLDCVERLRSFDPHYTFTTDVIVGFPGESDQDFEDTVKIVEDVGFIKVHIFPYSPRPRTRAYSYEGQVPAQILAERKKYLAEVAKTVAKKEMEKRLGTRTTVLVEQVSCGEACGHTPYFDMVRFPIKGEVSINTMVPVVLREVKEESFSGEQV